One window from the genome of Acanthochromis polyacanthus isolate Apoly-LR-REF ecotype Palm Island chromosome 21, KAUST_Apoly_ChrSc, whole genome shotgun sequence encodes:
- the LOC110970852 gene encoding dexamethasone-induced Ras-related protein 1-like: MIKKMPACESEFDIPAKNCHRMVILGSTKVGKTAIISRFLNERFDDQYTPTIEDFHRKFYSIKGDVYQLDILDTSGNHPFPAMRRLSILTGDVFILVFSLDSRDSFQEVQRLKRQIYETKSCLRNKTKENAEVPLVICGNKCDRDFYREVQEDDIGQLIGGDEHCAYFEISAKKNTNVDQMFQTLFTMAKLPNEMSPDRHCKVSLQYCDVLHRKSFRSKKCKDGNAYGIVAPFARRPSVHSDLMYIKEKAVGGSQVKEKGCIIC; the protein is encoded by the exons ATGATTAAGAAAATGCCAGCATGCGAGAGTGAGTTCGATATACCAGCCAAGAACTGCCACAGGATGGTGATTCTGGGCTCCACCAAAGTTGGAAAGACAGCCATCATCTCTCGGTTTCTGAACGAAAGGTTTGACGACCAGTACACGCCCACTATTGAGGACTTCCACAGGAAATTCTACAGCATCAAGGGGGACGTTTACCAGTTGGACATTCTAGACACATCTGGGAATCATCCCTTCCCTGCGATGAGGAGGCTTTCAATACTTACTG GCGATGTCTTCATCTTGGTATTCAGTCTAGACAGCAGAGACTCCTTCCAAGAGGTGCAGCGTCTCAAGCGGCAGATATATGAGACAAAGTCCTGCCTGCGAAACAAAACCAAGGAAAACGCGGAAGTCCCTCTTGTCATCTGCGGCAACAAGTGTGACCGGGACTTTTATCGTGAGGTGCAGGAGGACGACATCGGACAGCTGATTGGTGGAGACGAGCATTGCGCTTACTTCGAGATCtcagcaaagaaaaacactaacGTAGATCAAATGTTTCAGACTCTCTTTACCATGGCCAAGCTGCCAAACGAAATGAGCCCCGACCGGCACTGCAAAGTTTCCTTGCAGTATTGCGATGTCCTGCACAGAAAGTCCTTTAGGAGCAAGAAGTGCAAAGATGGGAACGCATATGGGATTGTGGCACCATTTGCACGAAGACCAAGCGTGCACAGTGACTTGATGTACATAAAGGAGAAAGCTGTAGGGGGCAGCCAGGTCAAAGAAAAGGGCTGCATCATATGCTAA